Proteins found in one Anopheles aquasalis chromosome 3, idAnoAquaMG_Q_19, whole genome shotgun sequence genomic segment:
- the LOC126577157 gene encoding E3 ubiquitin-protein ligase Topors, translating to MEDAPLVDCPPTPELLAPSRTPPSRKRMLYTSSSEEGDESADGRGSPPPKCAICLGKCRQKAFTNSCRHQFCFPCLLEWSKVKAECPLCKQQFVSILYQNQAKHQKEHIIMRPQDLYRRMNLFPAELPHYTYHATLQVPPSQSELLQQLFMHQSSEVQRFIRDFGNSPIPTRQNSVEWRRFIYVQGLYARPLPDVSGRFRESSAAFYSEHPGQLHRILPWVNRELYVLQGIAPSPGSSVLLEVASLMDTYDIDSDEFLCRLVPYIANDYIDHFQHELSNFARSPYDMIGYDQCVQYEPRFGHVRPLMRPIMRAPRSQVIISSSDDEVFEDGVEVPRPFGSSSTSSASSSSAMAASGSGAPANGGAAGGLTQFRLEARSSYETVIMTGTINGSRAPAREAPPPQVAVNELIDSSNETSSSSTGFGLNLPRRPPAPVAAGRSTLQDGDNISLSSSDSDECQFVMSQKPPHLRTPDHVVDLESDNDSEVMFVGEEPATVPANGGPSTSSSAPQTSLASTSQQQTRHELSSEYNNGASTSSGYGGGGGSGTSGNAPSSCLRLKVYTRPRHTRYTGGMGVKSIYEASDSDDMDTMDDEEEEDYTPGGANAKGCPPQSPSYSSTSMDSSHDEVVFKVRQHDCTGTRSAVRARVRNVAGSKRKTQQATRVKRVYRNRRDSSSSSSSSSSSSSSSSSSSNSSNSSTSSTNSSSSSSSSSSSSSEESDNESTTSASLLRTSSRNSNSTNTSSNTSSNFSIECGNNISISASKAHRESTERKGTKTASPAKVEVKRTRSATGRKERQKRKKNADSKTKARHAEEEAMSTTTKATIAKTTPVSASKPKKAKKKSKSKKAPTASTTTASTGTPDGGVKIKKSSSNNTSTGRKRSKEQTGGSRRSKRAKRQETETDASQGVGLVVASGTGTGHVVPEKGAKMKPQYFVETRPSSSPTTEIASDGEADGSGGKKRKLKSVIIKRYHHNQTPQQAPVALQPQRQPGANATQQEQQPSTSGVAANCLKSSMPSPPSFCSSTTTLVTEEATAACSRETVIASAAVDMDTDIIDVMKLSPNVSGTDTDTDVPDEVADWQEVVEATITEAETPAPSVIMSTAQLTQPASPNVVPLSADHLSLLQPSDDSQLLVDTNPVISESLFAQIDQTLSWPIIDPPPIEDDRLSATDSPFSPMSFPPSTASVSQSSPPPPLSSESFPLDPTTNPSSPLHLIDSLVDALGTDGSPLPSSVMDTATIEVTIDELMTAIPESSASQPLDTIVASCLVADAEAGASAPEETPVPPAASELVVPASLPEQDSGTVIGAEVQL from the exons ATGGAGGATGCTCCCCTCGTGGACTGTCCTCCAACACCGGAGCTGCTAGCGCCCTCTAGAACACCTCCTTCGCGGAAGCGAATGCTGTACACCTCATCGTCGGAAGAGGGCGATGAGTCGGCTGATGGGCGCGGATCACCGCCACCCAAGTGTGCTATCTGTCTGGGCAAATGTCGCCAGAAGGCATTTACCAACTCCTGCCGTCATCAGTTCTGCTTTCCCTGTCTGCTCGAATGGAGCAAG GTCAAGGCGGAGTGTCCTCTGTGCAAGCAACAATTCGTTTCGATCCTCTATCAGAACCAGGCCAAACACCAGAAGGAGCACATCATTATGCGCCCGCAGGATCTGTACCGTAGGATGAATCTGTTTCCGGCCGAGTTGCCTCACTACACGTACCACGCCACGCTACAGGTTCCGCCGAGCCAGAGcgaactgctgcagcaactgttCATGCATCAGTCGAGCGAGGTGCAACGGTTTATACGGGATTTTGGCAATTCTCCCATCCCGACGCGACAGAACAGTGTCGAGTGGCGTCGGTTCATCTACGTCCAGGGGCTGTACGCTCGCCCACTGCCAGATGTTAGCGGTCGCTTCCGGGAAAGCTCCGCCGCCTTCTACAG cgAGCACCCTGGCCAGCTGCATCGTATCCTGCCGTGGGTCAACCGAGAGCTGTACGTACTGCAGGGTATTGCCCCATCGCCGGGCTCATCGGTATTGCTCGAGGTGGCCTCACTGATGGATACGTACGATATTGATTCGGATGAGTTCCTGTGCCGGTTGGTGCCGTACATCGCGAACGACTACATTGACCATTTCCAGCACGAGCTGAGCAACTTTGCCCGCTCGCCGTACGATATGATCGGGTACGATCAGTGCGTACAGTATGAGCCACGCTTTGGCCACGTACGGCCGCTCATGCGTCCAATAATGCGTGCACCACGCAGCCAGGTCATCATTTCGTCCTCGGATGATGAAGTGTTTGAGGATGGCGTCGAAGTGCCACGTCCGTTCGGTTCCTCCTCCACATCGTCCGCGTCTTCGTCGAGCGCGATGGCTGCATCGGGAAGCGGTGCaccagcgaacggtggtgccgCCGGCGGTCTTACACAGTTCCGTCTCGAGGCACGCTCCTCGTACGAAACCGTCATCATGACGGGCACAATCAATGGGTCGCGAGCGCCAGCACGTGAGGCGCCACCACCTCAGGTAGCGGTCAACGAACTGATCGATAGTTCCAACGAAACCAGTTCCTCCTCGACGGGTTTCGGGCTGAATCTGCCAAGAAGGCCTCCCGCACCGGTCGCAGCCGGTCGATCGACACTGCAAGATGGTGATAACATCTCACTCTCATCGAGCGATTCCGACGAGTGCCAGTTTGTGATGTCCCAGAAACCACCGCATCTTCGTACACCCGACCATGTGGTGGACCTGGAGTCGGACAACGACAGTGAGGTAATGTTTGTCGGCGAAGAACCAGCCACAGTGCCAGCGAATGGAGGTCCTAGTACGTCTTCGTCAGCTCCGCAGACCTCGTTGGCCAGCACATCGCAACAGCAGACTAGGCATGAGCTTAGCAGCGAGTACAATAACGGTGCATCGACCAGTTCCGggtatggtggtggaggtggcagcGGAACGAGCGGTAATGCTCCCAGTTCGTGTTTACGCCTTAAAGTGTATACCAGGCCACGTCACACACGCTACACCGGTGGTATGGGGGTCAAGAGTATCTACGAGGCCAGCGATAGCGACGATATGGATACGatggatgatgaggaggaggaagattaTACTCCTGGTGGAGCGAATGCGAAAGGATGCCCCCCACAATCACCCAGCTACTCGTCTACTTCGATGGATTCCTCGCACGATGAAGTCGTGTTTAAAGTTCGTCAGCACGATTGCACGGGTACTCGGAGTGCTGTGCGAGCTCGTGTACGCAATGTCGCCGGCAGCAAGCGCAAGACACAGCAGGCTACGAGGGTGAAGCGCGTTTACCGAAACCGTCgcgatagtagcagcagtagtagtagcagcagcagcagcagcagcagcagcagcagcagtagtaatagcagtaacagcagcaccagtagtaccaacagcagcagctccagcagctccagcagtagtagcagtagtgaAGAGAGTGACAACGAGAGCACCACTAGCGCTAGCCTGTTGCGTACGAGCAGTCGTAACAGTAACTCCACgaataccagcagcaacaccagcagtaaTTTCAGCATCGAATGTGGCAACAACATTAGCATCTCCGCCAGTAAGGCGCATCGTGAATCTACCGAACGGAAGGGTACGAAAACGGCTTCTCCGGCGAAAGTGGAAGTGAAGCGTACGCGAAGTGCTACCGGCCGGAAggaaagacaaaaaagaaagaagaatgcTGACAGCAAGACAAAGGCAAGGCATGCTGAGGAAGAAGCGatgtcgacgacaacgaaggcAACTATCGCCAAAACGACACCCGTTTCGGCAAGTAAACCGAAAAAAGCTaagaaaaaatccaaatcgaaGAAGGCTCCTacggccagcaccaccaccgcctccaccggaacaccggacgGTGgtgtgaaaatcaaaaaatcgtccagcaacaacaccagcaccggtagaAAGCGCAGCAAGGAGCAaaccggtggcagcaggagATCGAAACGTGCAAAGCGAcaggaaaccgaaaccgatgcgTCTCAGGGAGTAGGATTAGTGGTGGCGTCAGGGACAGGGACCGGACATGTGGTCCCGGAAAAGGGTGCGAAAATGAAACCGCAGTACTTTGTCGAAACCCGTCCTTCCAGTTCACCGACCACAGAAATCGCTTCAGATGGGGAAGccgacggcagcggcggtaAGAAACGCAAGTTAAAGAGCGTTATTATCAAACGTTACCACCACAACCAAACGCCACAGCAAGCGCCGGTAGCATTACAACCACAACGCCAACCGGGCGCCAATGCGAcacaacaggagcagcaaccatcgacTTCCGGTGTAGCGGCGAATTGTCTAAAATCGAGTATGCCGTCGCCACCATCGTTCTGTTCCTCGACAACGACGCTCGTGACCGAGGAAGCAACAGCGGCATGTAGCAGAGAAACGGTCATAGCAAGCGCAGCGGTTGACATGGACACGGACATCATCGATGTGATGAAACTGTCTCCAAACGTATCGGGCACAGATACGGATACGGACGTACCGGATGAAGTTGCTGATTGGCAGGAAGTGGTGGAAGCGACGATCACCGAAGCGGAAACGCCAGCCCCTTCAGTCATCATGAGCACGGCTCAACTGACCCAACCAGCGTCCCCCAACGTCGTGCCACTGTCTGCGGATCATCTATCGTTGCTTCAACCGAGCGACGATAGTCAACTGCTGGTCGATACGAATCCGGTCATCTCGGAATCGTTGTTTGCGCAGATCGATCAAACACTCAGCTGGCCGATCATcgatccaccaccgatcgaggaCGATCGACTTTCGGCAACGGATTCACCCTTCTCGCCTATGTCGTTCCCACCGTCCACGGCTTCCGTGTCGCAATCGTCGCCTCCACCTCCACTATCGTCCGAATCGTTTCCACTGgatcccaccaccaacccctccTCTCCGCTGCATCTTATAGACAGTCTGGTAGATGCGCTCGGAACCGATGGATCCCCGCTGCCCTCTTCCGTCATGGATACGGCCACGATCGAAGTGACGATCGATGAACTTATGACAGCGATCCCCGAATCCTCTGCTAGCCAGCCCCTGGACACCATTGTCGCTTCATGTCTTGTTGCCGACGCCGAAGCTGGTGCTTCTGCACCCGAGGAAACTCCGGTACCCCCGGCAGCCAGTGAACTGGTGGTCCCGGCATCACTACCGGAGCAGGATAGCGGAACCGTGATTGGGGCTGAGGTGCAGCTGTGA